The Chryseobacterium indologenes genomic sequence AATGATTGCTTTGGGTTTTTTACCTTGCTTCAAGCAGTATTTAATAGCATCCTCTACGGCGTTTGGACACAGGTTCCAGGTAGTAGACTCACTGTCTACAAAAACAGGTATCGCTTTTTGATAAAGTATAGGATTTGCGGAAGCAACAAAAGTAAAGGACTGGCATATGACGAAATCACCTTCTCCCACATCCAGCAATCTTAATGCAAGGTGTATTGCTGCTGTACCGGAAGACAACGCCGTTACGAATGAATTATTTCCCAGTGAATTTTCCAATATTTTTTCAAATTCATCGATATTTGATCCATACTGAGAAATCCAGTTGGTATCAAAAGCATCCTGTATATATTTCAATTCGTTTCCTCCCATGTGCGGAGGTGACAACCAGATCTTATTTTCTTCCAAGTCTTTTGTGTTGTTATTAATTTTCAGCCAAAAATATCAATTATTTTCTCATATTCAAAACCTCTGCTCATGAGATATTTTATGGTTTTAGATTTTCTTTGATATTCGGGTATCCCTTTTTGCTTTGAAAAGTAGTCTTCGTAGATTCTTGAAATTGTTTTTATATAGTCATCTTCATAAATTTCATCAAAGCACTTATTCATCAGTCTTTCAGAAATTTGCTTCTGTTTAAGATGCATTCTGATCTTATTTTTACCCCAATGATTGATATAAAATTTTCCTCTGATATAGCTACGGGTAAAACGCTCTTCGTTGAGATAATTTTCTTTCAAAAGAAATAAAATAATTTCTTCTTTTGCTTCATCAATAAGCAAAAATTCTCTCATTTTCTGTTCTACTTCTGCATGACAGCGATCCTGATATACGCAATAGCTGACCAGTTTTTGCTTAATTTCATCAAAAGTAAAAGATTTTTTCTCCATGTGTATAAAAAAAGAATGAGCAAGCGCTCATTCTTTATATGTTATAATACTCTCAATTAATAGTTGAATAAAGCCTTCCCTTCCATCAGTTCGTTTACTTTCTTTCTTACGGAAGCAAGAACTTCTTCGTTTTTGATATTGTCAACAACTTCAGAAATAAGTCCTGCAATAGTATCCATATCATTTTCTTTAAGGCCTCTGGTAGTAATGGCAGCTGTTCCTAATCTGATACCTGATGTAGTGAATGGTGATTTATCATCAAAAGGAACCATGTTTTTGTTACATGTAATATCGGCAAGAACTAATGCTTTTTCAGTTTCTTTACCGTTTACTCCTTTATTTCTAAGATCTACCAACATAAGGTGATTATCAGTTCCTCCACTTACAATATCAAATCCTCTGTCGATCATTGCTTTTGATAAGGCCTGAGCATTAGCTTTCACTTGTTTTGCATAGGTTTCAAACTGTCCATCAAGAGCTTCTCCGAAAGCAACTGCTTTACCGGCGATCACGTGCTCCAGCGGACCTCCCTGTATTCCCGGGAATACAGCTCCGTCCAATACCTGGCTCATCATTTTAATTTCTCCTTTGGGAGTCTTATGACCGTATGTATTTTCGAAATCTTTCCCCATCATAATCATTCCTCCTCTTGGACCTCTTAATGTTTTATGAGTGGTCGTAGTTACTACGTGGCAATGTTCAAACGGAGAATTCAGTAATCCTTTGGCTACAAGACCTGCAGGGTGTGCAATATCAGCCCAAAGTGTCGCACCTATTTCGTCTGCAATCTCTCTGTATTTAGTATAATCAAGATCTCTTGAATAAGCAGAGAAACCTGCAATCATCATTTTTGGTCTTTCTCTTAGAGCTACTTCTCTCATTTGATTGTAATCGATAAGGCCTGTTTCTCTTTCTACTCCGTAAGAAACGACCTCGTATTGAATTCCTGAGAAGTTCACGGCAGAACCATGAGTAAGGTGCCCTCCCATTGAAAGGTCCATCCCCATAATTTTATCACCTGGTTTCAAAACTGCAAGATAAATGGCTGCATTGGCCTGAGAACCTGAGTGTGGCTGTACATTTACATAATCTACACCGAAAAGCTCTTTTGCTCTGTTGATCGCAAGAGTTTCAACCTCATCTACTACTTCACATCCTCCGTAATATCTCTTTCCGGGATATCCTTCAGCATATTTATTGGTCAGTACACTTCCCATTGCTTTCATCACATTTTCAGAAACAAAATTTTCTGATGCGATAAGCTCTAATCCATGAGTTTGTCTTTGTCTTTCTTTTTCAATCAGGTCGAAAATAATATCCATTTTACTTTTAGTTTTTGAAATTTTTCACTCCAAATGTACGGATTTTTCGTCGAGATTTCAGTATCAAAAAAATGATTTTTGAACGCGAGATATGGAAAAACAATAGGTTAAATTATGACTTCAGGTCTTCATAATCATATCAGATTCATGGTTTAAAAAGCTTCATCAGCGAGCTCTTTATTGGCTACAGCGCCCGCAAAATTTCCTTGAGCAACGGCATTAGCAACCGATCTCATCATCGTTACATTATCACCACAGGCAAAGACTCCGGGAATACTTGTTTTCTGCATAAAATCAACTTTTACAAATCCCTGTTCTGTCATTTCGCAGCCAAGATCTTCAGAAATATTGATATTTTGTTGGAAAGGAATTTTAGCATATAAAGCTTTTAGCGGAAGAAAAGTTCCGTCTTTAAAGACAACCTTTTGAATATATCCGTCTGTATGTTCAATCTTATCAATTTCATTTTCATTCAGGCTGATAGTATTTTGTTTTAATTTTTCAATCTGTTCATTTGTTAAAACAGAATTTCCATTCGTCAGCAAGGTCAGGTCTTTTGTCATGTTAAAAACCAGTTTTGAAAAGTCAAAAGCCATATCTCCGTCAGACAGAATTCCCGTGGTCTCATTTTTCACTTCATAACCGTGGCAATAAGGACAATGGAGTACAGAAATTCCCCAGCACTCTGCAAACCCCGGAATCTCAGGCATGATGTCTTTTACTCCTGAAGCCAAAATCAGTTTTTTAGCGTAAAAAAAATCATGGGTATCGGTTTCTACTTTAAAACCTTCGGGAGTCTTTTTTGTCTTAATGACAGTTCCCGGATAAAATTTCACTGTATTATATTTTTCTACCTGTTCTCTGGCCAGCCCCGCAATTTCTTTCGGAGGCCTTCCGTCGTGAGTGATAAAATTGTGTGAATGGGGAGTCTGCCTGTTGCAGGGTTTTCCGCTATCAATGATTGCAACATTTCTCAATGATCTTCCTAAAGCCATCCCTGCAGATAACCCTGCATAGCTGCCTCCAATGATAATAACGTCAAAATTTTTATTTTCCATTGTAATTGGTTCTAAAGCAATAATAACTGTTTGCCATGACAAAGATAAATCAAAAAACAGTTAACGCAATAAAGTTGCATTAAATATTTTTATATATTTATAATTATTATACACCTGATCCGTGGAAAGGAAAATTCTATGCATTAAAGAGGCTATGATTCATCCTTGAAAAGGGCAATCGTATAATCCAGTAGTTTTATTCCTCCTGTATCACCATGACCCGGGATGATAATTTTCACATCAGGATAATGTTTTTTTATCTTGGCCACGGTAGCTGACCAGTCTTTTACATTAGCATCTCCTAAGTAGCCTTTGCCTGCTCCTATTTCTTTGATCAAACAACCTCCAAACATAATCCGTTCATCAGGAAAGTAGGCTACTACATTATCTTTTGTATGGCCTTCACCGAAATATTTCACAAAAACATTCGTACTCCCGACTTTTAATGTCAGATCATTGTCAAAACTATGCTGTGGAATATTTGCATTATTCTTTTGAGCAAGACCGATTGTTTTCTTACTGGCATAGGAAGGGATCTTATTTTTATCAAATTCTTTAAGACCGCCCAAGCAGTCATTGTGAAAATGAGTAGCAACGACAGCATTAACACCTGCATTCAGATTATTTTTAATCCAGGAAATAAGGTCTGCTGAACTTTTGTCATCAGAAGGAGTATCTAATATTACGGTTTCATCTCCCTGCTTTACAACCATTCCGTTGCAGGGTACCCGGCCAAAAGAGTCTGTATTCAGGTAAGAAATATGCTGGTACACATGATCGGACAACTGAATAACGGTGAGGTTATCGGTTTTAAAGACTACCTTAGGCACATGTGAAGATTTCTTGGTATTGCAATTCAAAAAAAATAAAAACAGGGAAAGTAATAGTATTTGGGATACGGACTTCATATCAATTCTTTAACGATGTAACTAATTTAAAGATTCTTATCCGTTACCTCTTGCCAAAAAAAGTTAATTATCTGTTAAGATACGCTTTAACCTCATCTATTTCATCTGATACTCTTTTGTTGATGTCTATTTTCGCTCCTTTAAACCCGAAAATAATGGCACCGTTTTCTCTTGCAAACGGATTGGTAACTGAACCAACCACTACACTGTTTTCGAAATAAGGACTTGTTTCCCTGAGCTCATTTTTAGACTCGGAATAATCTTTAACCCTGATGACATTATTATATTTTTTACTTAAATCAAACCAATTGATATAATCTGCATTGAATGACACAGCCCTGATTCCCAATTTCGAATAATAATTGATGG encodes the following:
- a CDS encoding RecX family transcriptional regulator; amino-acid sequence: MEKKSFTFDEIKQKLVSYCVYQDRCHAEVEQKMREFLLIDEAKEEIILFLLKENYLNEERFTRSYIRGKFYINHWGKNKIRMHLKQKQISERLMNKCFDEIYEDDYIKTISRIYEDYFSKQKGIPEYQRKSKTIKYLMSRGFEYEKIIDIFG
- a CDS encoding serine hydroxymethyltransferase; amino-acid sequence: MDIIFDLIEKERQRQTHGLELIASENFVSENVMKAMGSVLTNKYAEGYPGKRYYGGCEVVDEVETLAINRAKELFGVDYVNVQPHSGSQANAAIYLAVLKPGDKIMGMDLSMGGHLTHGSAVNFSGIQYEVVSYGVERETGLIDYNQMREVALRERPKMMIAGFSAYSRDLDYTKYREIADEIGATLWADIAHPAGLVAKGLLNSPFEHCHVVTTTTHKTLRGPRGGMIMMGKDFENTYGHKTPKGEIKMMSQVLDGAVFPGIQGGPLEHVIAGKAVAFGEALDGQFETYAKQVKANAQALSKAMIDRGFDIVSGGTDNHLMLVDLRNKGVNGKETEKALVLADITCNKNMVPFDDKSPFTTSGIRLGTAAITTRGLKENDMDTIAGLISEVVDNIKNEEVLASVRKKVNELMEGKALFNY
- a CDS encoding NAD(P)/FAD-dependent oxidoreductase; protein product: MENKNFDVIIIGGSYAGLSAGMALGRSLRNVAIIDSGKPCNRQTPHSHNFITHDGRPPKEIAGLAREQVEKYNTVKFYPGTVIKTKKTPEGFKVETDTHDFFYAKKLILASGVKDIMPEIPGFAECWGISVLHCPYCHGYEVKNETTGILSDGDMAFDFSKLVFNMTKDLTLLTNGNSVLTNEQIEKLKQNTISLNENEIDKIEHTDGYIQKVVFKDGTFLPLKALYAKIPFQQNINISEDLGCEMTEQGFVKVDFMQKTSIPGVFACGDNVTMMRSVANAVAQGNFAGAVANKELADEAF
- the bla gene encoding subclass B1 metallo-beta-lactamase → MKSVSQILLLSLFLFFLNCNTKKSSHVPKVVFKTDNLTVIQLSDHVYQHISYLNTDSFGRVPCNGMVVKQGDETVILDTPSDDKSSADLISWIKNNLNAGVNAVVATHFHNDCLGGLKEFDKNKIPSYASKKTIGLAQKNNANIPQHSFDNDLTLKVGSTNVFVKYFGEGHTKDNVVAYFPDERIMFGGCLIKEIGAGKGYLGDANVKDWSATVAKIKKHYPDVKIIIPGHGDTGGIKLLDYTIALFKDES